The following coding sequences are from one Paenibacillus sp. FSL R5-0912 window:
- the moaA gene encoding GTP 3',8-cyclase MoaA: MEPLTDPFGRIHDYIRISVTDRCNLRCIYCMPAEGMQFQPQDEIMSYEEITAVVEAIAPLGLRKVRLTGGEPLVRRDLEKLVSMISAIPGIEDISLTTNGLMLPAKAAALKQAGLSRVNISLDSLRQDRFSMITRGGDVAKVLKGIEAAEAAGLSPIKLNVVLMKGINDDEIKDFIALTLNSPLNVRFIEYMPIGSASDAWRQTYLPLETVVEACNEAGWTTEEADMPSGNGPSQNRRVTGAKGTFGLIHPVSEHFCDNCNRLRLTADGNIKACLYWEDEYNVRPLISDPAAVQALVRQALGNKPHNHEMALALERKAQSHTPTARRMSQIGG, translated from the coding sequence ATGGAGCCGCTGACCGATCCTTTTGGACGGATACATGATTACATCCGCATTTCGGTTACAGACCGCTGCAACCTGCGCTGTATTTATTGTATGCCTGCGGAAGGAATGCAATTCCAGCCGCAGGACGAGATTATGAGTTATGAGGAAATTACCGCTGTAGTGGAAGCAATTGCGCCGCTGGGCCTGCGGAAGGTCCGGCTGACCGGCGGAGAACCGCTGGTCCGTAGGGATCTGGAGAAGCTGGTATCCATGATCTCCGCTATACCCGGTATTGAAGATATATCGTTGACTACGAATGGTCTGATGCTTCCCGCCAAAGCCGCTGCCCTGAAGCAGGCAGGCTTGTCACGGGTGAACATCAGCCTGGACTCCCTCCGCCAGGACCGGTTCTCCATGATCACCCGCGGCGGCGATGTCGCCAAAGTGCTGAAGGGGATTGAAGCCGCCGAAGCGGCCGGCCTGTCACCGATCAAGCTGAATGTTGTGCTGATGAAAGGCATTAATGATGATGAGATCAAGGATTTCATCGCCCTGACGCTGAACAGCCCGCTGAATGTACGGTTCATCGAATATATGCCAATTGGCAGTGCAAGCGATGCCTGGCGGCAGACCTATCTCCCGCTCGAAACGGTAGTAGAAGCCTGCAATGAAGCAGGCTGGACTACCGAGGAGGCCGATATGCCTTCCGGAAATGGCCCCTCCCAGAACCGGCGTGTCACCGGGGCGAAAGGAACCTTCGGACTGATTCATCCGGTAAGCGAGCACTTCTGCGATAACTGCAACCGGCTGCGCCTCACGGCCGACGGCAACATCAAAGCCTGCCTTTACTGGGAGGATGAATATAATGTGCGGCCACTGATAAGTGATCCTGCTGCGGTGCAGGCTCTTGTCCGCCAGGCGCTCGGCAACAAGCCGCATAATCACGAAATGGCGCTGGCCCTAGAGCGTAAAGCGCAGAGCCATACGCCTACCGCACGCCGCATGTCACAGATCGGCGGCTAA